The Candidatus Latescibacterota bacterium genome includes a window with the following:
- a CDS encoding bifunctional hydroxymethylpyrimidine kinase/phosphomethylpyrimidine kinase: protein MSIVIVGSVAFDTIETPQERVERAIGGSATYSSMIASMFCPVKLVGVVGEDFRAEHRAVLEAKGIDLEGLETVEGGKTFFWEGRYGADPNERDTLVTELNVFETFKPILPESWRGSGFLFLGNIDPDLQIDVLDQMDEGTVSGCDTMNFWIEGKPESLKKLLSKVDILFVNDGEARQLSGENNLLHAGKAILDMGPSVVVIKKGEHGAMLMTEDMKFITPAFPLESVSDPTGAGDTFAGGFMACLAAAGKVDSKSLKRAMVYGTVSASFTCEQFSVERLKALSHGDIRKRFNELMAMVRVDDEVLD, encoded by the coding sequence ATGAGCATAGTAATCGTAGGTTCGGTCGCGTTTGATACTATCGAGACACCGCAGGAAAGAGTGGAAAGGGCGATAGGTGGTTCCGCCACATATTCCTCTATGATAGCGTCGATGTTCTGTCCCGTGAAGCTTGTCGGTGTGGTCGGTGAGGATTTCAGGGCGGAACATCGAGCCGTTCTTGAGGCGAAGGGTATAGACCTGGAGGGCCTCGAGACAGTAGAGGGAGGGAAGACCTTCTTCTGGGAGGGACGTTACGGGGCCGACCCGAACGAGCGGGATACCCTGGTCACAGAACTCAATGTTTTCGAGACGTTCAAGCCGATCCTGCCGGAATCATGGCGAGGGAGCGGTTTTCTCTTTCTGGGAAACATCGATCCGGATCTTCAGATCGATGTACTCGATCAGATGGATGAGGGTACCGTGTCGGGATGCGATACGATGAATTTCTGGATCGAGGGCAAACCTGAGAGCCTCAAAAAACTTCTTTCAAAAGTCGATATACTGTTCGTGAATGACGGGGAAGCGCGTCAGCTCAGCGGTGAGAACAATCTTCTCCATGCGGGAAAGGCCATCCTGGATATGGGTCCTTCGGTCGTCGTCATCAAAAAGGGCGAGCATGGAGCGATGCTCATGACTGAGGACATGAAGTTTATCACTCCCGCGTTCCCACTTGAGTCAGTCTCCGACCCGACCGGGGCGGGAGACACATTTGCGGGCGGGTTCATGGCCTGCCTGGCGGCCGCAGGAAAGGTCGACAGCAAGAGCTTGAAGCGCGCCATGGTATATGGCACCGTATCGGCAAGTTTCACCTGCGAGCAGTTCTCAGTGGAGAGGCTGAAAGCCCTCTCGCACGGCGATATCAGGAAACGTTTCAACGAGCTGATGGCGATGGTCAGAGTCGATGACGAGGTCCTGGATTGA